The DNA region AGGTCGGACGCTACGGCGACAAGCTCTCGAGCCTCTTGAAGTACAACGGCAACCCCTTCGAGCCCCAAGACATCGTCGAGGGCTTCGAGGTCAACATCGTCGAGAACGACGACCATCCCCACACGCGAACCAAGTACGTTCCAGCAGCGGGTGACTAATCATGAGTGCATTCAGCGCAATCGGAGAAGGCAAAGAAATCGACCGCAACGACTACACGCCCGGTCTCGAACCGCAGGCGACGTGGTGTCCCGGCTGTGGTGACTTCGGCGTCCTGAAGGCGCTGAAGGGCGCGGCCGCGGAACTCGGCAAATCGCCCGACGAGATGCTGCTCGTCACGGGTATCGGCTGCTCGGGGAAGCTCAACAGCTACTTCGAGAGCTACGGCTTCCACACCATCCACGGCCGCTCGCTGCCGGTCGCTCGCGCGGCGAAGCTCGCCAACCCCGGCCTGCAGGTCGTCGCCGCCGGCGGCGACGGTGACGGCTACGGTATCGGCGGCAACCACTTCATGCACAGCGCCCGCGAGAACCACGACATGACCTACATCGTGTTCAACAACGAGATCTTCGGCCTCACGAAGGGCCAGACCTCGCCGACGAGCCCGATGGGTCACAAGTCGAAGACTCAGCCGCACGGCAGCGCCAAGCAGCCGCTTCGGCCGCTGTCGCTGTCGCTGACCTCCGGCGCGTCGTACATCGCGCGCACCGCGGCGGTCAACCCGAACCAGGCGAAAGACATCATCGTCGAGGCGATGGAGCACGACGGCTTCTCGCACGTCGACTTCCTGACGCAGTGTCCGACGTGGAACAAGGACGCCCGACAGTACGTCCCGTACGTCGACATCCAGGACTCCGAGGACTACGAGTTCGACAACACCGACCGCCGCGAGGCCGCGGAGATGATGCACGAGACCGAGGACGCCCTCCACGAGGGCACCGTCCTCACCGGTCGCTACTACGTCGACAGCGACCGCCCGTCCTACCAGCAGGAGAAACAGCAGATTGGCGAAATGCCCGAGGAACCGCTGGCGGAGCGCTACTTCGACGACAGCTACGAGTGGGAGCGCTCGTACGACAACTTCCTCGACAAGCACAAGTAAGCGACCGACCCGTCGCTCTCGTTCGATTCTTTCGCGAACCGCCTCGGGAGCGACCGCCATCGCGACAGCCATTTCACATCCCGAAGAACTGATTTCGCGTTCGCAACATATTTTTGCCGGGAAACGAAACAAAAGCGCATGGGTGCCATATCTACGGAGGACCGCATCCTCGCCGTGTTGGAGCAGGATGCGCAGGCCTCCTACGCCGATATCGCCGAACGAGCGGGGGTGTCGAAACCGACAGTCCGGAAGTACATCCGGAAACTGGAGGACAGCGGAGTCATCGTCGGCTACTCAGCCGACGTCGACCCCAAGAAACTCTCCGGACAGTCCATCGCGCTGGTCGGCGTCGACGTCGAGAGCGAGCGGTACGTCGAGGCCACGCGCGCGATGAAAGACCTCGACGCGGTGGAGGCGCTGTACACCTCGTCGGGCGACCACATGCTGATGGCCGAGGTCCGCGCGAAGGACGGCGACTCGCTCGGCGACGTCATCAGCGACGAGATTCTGAGCATCGACGGCGTCACGGCCGCACACCCGTCGTTCCTCCAAGAGCGGTTGAAGTAGTCGAACGCTCAGTACCGTCGACCGAATCCGGCGAAGGCGGCGGCGCCGACGACCCCTGCGAGAACCGTCACCGCGTATCCCGCCCAGAGAACCGCGTTCAAGCCGCTCGTCGCGGCGAGAATTCCATACACGACAGTCACGATGCCGACGAAAAACGAGAGGCCGCCGGCCAGACGCGCCACCCGTCGGTCGTCGGCCGCGGTCTTCGAGCGAGCGTCCGTGAACCGGTCGGCTCCGTCGCCGAAGACGATGTAGTAGCCAACCCAGAGGACCACGGTGCCGGCGACGAACAACGCGCCGCCCGTCACGAGTCGTTCGCCGACCATAGCAATCGTGGTTCTCACACCGATATGAACGTTCGGACCCGGCGCGGACCAGTTTCACTCCGGTTGGGAAACACTAAGAACGCTCCGACGCCAACCCCGAACTGATGAGCGGCGAGACGCTCCCCGGCGCGAGATGCGACGCCGAGGAGCGTATCGTCCTCCACGTCGACATGGACTGCTTCTACGCGTCCTGCGAGCGCCTCAGGGAACCCGAACTCGAAGGGAAACCCGTCGTCGTCGGGATGGGCTACGAACCCGGCGAAGGCCACGGCGCTGTCGCCACCGCGAGTTACGAGGCCCGTGAACACGGCGTCGACAGCGCCCAACCCATCACGGGAGCACTCAACGCGCTCCCCCGGGCGGAGGACACCGAACTGGACGCCGACGGCGACCCCATAGCCCCCGACATCCCCGCGGTCGGCCACTACCGCCCGGTCGACATGGCGTTCTACAAGGAGGTGAGCGCGCAGGTCAAGGAGATTCTCCACGACTGCGCCGACGTGGTCCGCGAGGTGAGCATCGACGAGGCGTATCTCGACGTCACCGAGCGGACGGCGTGGCAGACGGTGGGCGGTGGAGACGACGAGAGACGAACCCTCGCAGAGGGGTACGCCCGCCACGTCAAGCAACGAATCGACCGCGACGTCGGCGTCACCGCCAGCGTCGGCGTCGGCCCGAATATGAGCGTCGCCAAGGTGGCCAGCGACTACGACAAGCCGAACGGCCTCGTGGTCGTCCGACCCGACGAGGTCCGGTCGTTTCTCGACCCGCTCGACATCGAAGAGGTCCACGGCGTCGGCCCCGTCACGGCGCGTGAACTCCGCGAGATGGGTATCGACACCGCGGGTGATCTCGCGGCGGCCGAGCCTCGTCTCTTGGGGGAGAGATTCGGCGAGCGCGGCCGCGAACTGCATCGCCGCGCCCGCGGCGACGACGACAGGGCGGTGACGCCGACGGGTCTCCCGAAGAGCCTCTCGCGGGAGTCGGCGTTCACGAAGCCCACCTCGGAGACCGAGGCGATGCGCGAGAAAGTGCGCGCGCTCGCGGCCGACGTCGCAGAGCGCGCGCGGAGTCGCGGCGCGCTCTACCGGACCATCGGCATCAAAGTCGTCCAACCGCCGTTCGAGGTGAACACTCGCGCGATGTCGCTTCCGGGGCCGGTCGACGACCCCGGGCTCGTCGAGTCGGTGGCGCTGAAACTGCTGACGGAGTTCGACGGGGACCGGGTTCGGAAGGTGGGTGTCCGCGTCTCGAACCTCGACTTCGCCGAGAGCGACCAGGCGAGTCTCGACGGCTGGGAGCAGGCGGCGGGCGCGTCGACCGCCCCGGAGTCGGCCGGAGGCGGGACCGAACGCGACGACCCGTCAGGGGCCGACGCTCGCACGAGCGAGACCGACTGGCCGACGCTCGGCGACTGGGCGAACCGAGTCGCCGGAGACACCGACGACGGGGGTTCGACCGACTCGTCTGACCCGGTCGCCGAGGCGACTGACGGGCAGGCGTCGCTCACCGAGTTCGAGTAGACCGTCGTCCACCACGGGGCTCATCCGAAGTACTTTGAGACCCGTTATTTTTATTTACTGCTGGTTCCGGTTCGAATCATGGAGAGAAGAGGGCTTCTCGGCGTCGTCGCCGGCGTCGCTATCGGGTGGGGGGCGGCGTCCTCCGGCCTGCTCGGGAGCGACGGGACCGAACGCGACGCCACTACACGCGACGAGTCGGCGACCCGGACCTCAGCGGCGGCCGGACTCGCGTCCACCGCCACCGGGACGCCCGCCCGAACGTCGGAGAGCGGCGCGGCGGCCGACGAGGAAACCGCGACGGCCGTCGAGACTGAAGCGAGTCCGGAGTCGACGCCGACGCCGGATTCGACGTCGACGGCCGTACCGGAGTCGACGCCGACCGCGACGCCGGAACCGGAGAACCTCCAGGAGAACCTCGACGTCCATACCAACTCCACCGGCGTCGGCGACGATCCGGGCGACGAGGTGTCTATTGTCTACGTCATCAGAAACGGCCACGAGTTCGCCGTCGACGTCTCCTTTCAGGCGACGCTTCGCCTCGCGGACGGCGAGCACCACCGGACGACCCGGTTCACGCGCATCGACGCCGGGTCGCTCGTCAGCGGAAAGATCCTGTTCGACGCCCACGAACAGCGCGCGTCCGGGTGGGGGTTCTCGCTGCGTCGGGTCGACCGGGCGTCGGAGTGAGGGGGACCGGCGCGCGCGGGTCGACGTCGCGGTGCTCAGCGAAGGAGGCAACGACAGCAGGAACTATAGGGTCCGACTCTGAGGTGCCACCAACGACCAACATGACGGACGTAGAAACCATCACCGTCGCGGACGTGAGCGACGGACCGGGCGGGACCGACGACGCCGAACCGGGAACGACCGTCCGCCTTCCAGCGGTCGAAATTCTCACCGGACGCGGCTTCATCACCGGCAAATCCGGGTCGGGGAAGTCGAACACCGCGAGCGTCGTCATCGAGAAGCTGCTCGACTCGCAGTTTCCGGTGCTCATCGTCGACACCGACGGCGAGTACTACGGGCTGAAGGAGGAGTACGAGATCCTCCACGCCGGTGCCGACGAGGAGTGCGACATCGTCGTCAGCCCCGAGCACGCCGAACGAATCGCGACGCTGGCGCTCGAACAGAACGTCCCCATCATCCTCGACGTGTCGGGCTATCTCGACGAGAACGACGCCGACGAGATGGTGCTACAGACGGCGCGCCAACTGTTCGCTAAGGAGAAGAAGCTGAAGAAGCCGTTTCTGATGCTCGTCGAGGAGTGTCACGAGTACATCCCCGAGAAGGGCGGGATGGGCGAGGCGGGCAAGATGCTCATCAAGATCGGTAAGCGCGGGCGAAAACACGGCCTCGGCATCGTCGGCATCAGCCAGCGTCCCGCCGACGTGAAGAAGGACTACATCACCCAGTGCGACTGGCTGGTGTGGCACCGGCTCACCTGGGGGAACGACACGAAAGTCGTCGGACGCATCCTCGGCAAGGAGTACGCCGACGCCATCGAGAGCATGAACGACGGCGAGGCGTTCATGATGACCGACTGGAGCGAGACCCTGCGTCGGGTGCAGTTCCGCCGCAAGCAGACGTTCGACGCGGGGGCGACGCCCGGCCTCGACGACTTCGAGCGCCCGGAACTCAAATCCGTCAGCGGCGACCTCGTCTCGGAACTGCGCGATATCTCCGACGAGCAAGCCCGACGGGAGAGCACCGTCGCCGACCTCCGACAGGAACTCGACAAGAAGGACGCCGAGATTCGGCGGCTGAAATCCGAACTGGCGGAGGCGCAGGACTTGAGTCGGATGGCAGACCAGTTCGCGCAGGCGCTGCTCCAGAAAGCAGAAGCCCCGTACCGCGGCGGCGAGGGGCGCAACCTCGCTCGGCCGGAGAACGGCCAGTCGGCGCTCGGCGAGTACGAGTCGAACGCGGAGGACGGACCGCAGCTGGTGGGGCCGGTCGACTCCGGAGTCGACACCGGAAGCGACGCCGACTCCGAACCCGAACGCGTG from Haloprofundus halobius includes:
- a CDS encoding helicase HerA domain-containing protein, translated to MTDVETITVADVSDGPGGTDDAEPGTTVRLPAVEILTGRGFITGKSGSGKSNTASVVIEKLLDSQFPVLIVDTDGEYYGLKEEYEILHAGADEECDIVVSPEHAERIATLALEQNVPIILDVSGYLDENDADEMVLQTARQLFAKEKKLKKPFLMLVEECHEYIPEKGGMGEAGKMLIKIGKRGRKHGLGIVGISQRPADVKKDYITQCDWLVWHRLTWGNDTKVVGRILGKEYADAIESMNDGEAFMMTDWSETLRRVQFRRKQTFDAGATPGLDDFERPELKSVSGDLVSELRDISDEQARRESTVADLRQELDKKDAEIRRLKSELAEAQDLSRMADQFAQALLQKAEAPYRGGEGRNLARPENGQSALGEYESNAEDGPQLVGPVDSGVDTGSDADSEPERVNGSAAASLSPESAGESGSEANEAGETTAETEARAESTEPSPAGRSDRDGRSTAVEGSRRAIVDELRDVVESLDDVTREMLAHYRATDLSTPVDAHVGAGHSGDQQLAYGRNRALRQAGFIEHVGRGRYRYTLPELVRDEYADRLADGEFAATVTAVESSFANVSLGRTGVASDADRVSDTVGTVDTADGDTTVDADSDDGTETAAAGENDDRENGENETDRTDRRENRSTEEETDTDGTTLADVGQVVEDAELVDDGAEAGRATGSPTETESTPSDDSESFEDGDAKADETGATPSDDAEIID
- a CDS encoding DNA polymerase Y family protein, which encodes MSGETLPGARCDAEERIVLHVDMDCFYASCERLREPELEGKPVVVGMGYEPGEGHGAVATASYEAREHGVDSAQPITGALNALPRAEDTELDADGDPIAPDIPAVGHYRPVDMAFYKEVSAQVKEILHDCADVVREVSIDEAYLDVTERTAWQTVGGGDDERRTLAEGYARHVKQRIDRDVGVTASVGVGPNMSVAKVASDYDKPNGLVVVRPDEVRSFLDPLDIEEVHGVGPVTARELREMGIDTAGDLAAAEPRLLGERFGERGRELHRRARGDDDRAVTPTGLPKSLSRESAFTKPTSETEAMREKVRALAADVAERARSRGALYRTIGIKVVQPPFEVNTRAMSLPGPVDDPGLVESVALKLLTEFDGDRVRKVGVRVSNLDFAESDQASLDGWEQAAGASTAPESAGGGTERDDPSGADARTSETDWPTLGDWANRVAGDTDDGGSTDSSDPVAEATDGQASLTEFE
- the lrpA1 gene encoding HTH-type transcriptional regulator LrpA1, with translation MGAISTEDRILAVLEQDAQASYADIAERAGVSKPTVRKYIRKLEDSGVIVGYSADVDPKKLSGQSIALVGVDVESERYVEATRAMKDLDAVEALYTSSGDHMLMAEVRAKDGDSLGDVISDEILSIDGVTAAHPSFLQERLK
- a CDS encoding thiamine pyrophosphate-dependent enzyme; protein product: MSAFSAIGEGKEIDRNDYTPGLEPQATWCPGCGDFGVLKALKGAAAELGKSPDEMLLVTGIGCSGKLNSYFESYGFHTIHGRSLPVARAAKLANPGLQVVAAGGDGDGYGIGGNHFMHSARENHDMTYIVFNNEIFGLTKGQTSPTSPMGHKSKTQPHGSAKQPLRPLSLSLTSGASYIARTAAVNPNQAKDIIVEAMEHDGFSHVDFLTQCPTWNKDARQYVPYVDIQDSEDYEFDNTDRREAAEMMHETEDALHEGTVLTGRYYVDSDRPSYQQEKQQIGEMPEEPLAERYFDDSYEWERSYDNFLDKHK